The Melanotaenia boesemani isolate fMelBoe1 chromosome 3, fMelBoe1.pri, whole genome shotgun sequence genome contains the following window.
tattaatgGCAATTCATCCTCAATCAACTTGAGCAAAACAGGCATAAACCATGACAAATTTTTCATCTTTAAGTACATGAGCAAAAATAAGATTTATGTTTAAACTATTTcatttaaatctatttataaATTGCTGTGACTTGTTTAAAGGAATGACAATATTTAAGATCATATTATGCAGAAATTTTCAAAACCATCACTGAAACAGTCCTTCATCACCaggccacagaaaaaaaagattcctACGGAAACAGAGAACGGTGGTTATCggctattattctttttttaatcattaactTGTGAAAACAGGTTAATTTCCTTGTTATCCTCAAGATAACGAGGACTGTTTTCTTGCAATAACGGAATATTTATCTCGTTATCTCAAAAacataaagtttgttttctcgaCATAACGAGATTATTGAAGTGACTTTGATGGACTAGGtagacagataaaataaattcatgatgcacTGCAACACAGAACCATGAAATacttaattaaataatgaaataattttatatgtttttacatacattcattggtattttaattaattagtgatacatttaataacaaattaatgtatttaattgtcattttatttaatgaatggcacatttaagtaattttttaatggtatatttaatttaatttaattatttcattgtggcACTTTTACTCCTCCATACATCATCCCTCACTCCATCTGTAAATTGTAAGCTTCCCATTTAAAATGAGCGAAaaccaaaaaaatctaaagtttCTTTGGAAGAGGGAAGACAAGTAAAATATCAAAAATGTTTATAGTCATTTTAATTCTTACAAGTAAATTCTCCACTTCCCTTGTGCTTTCTGCTATGCTTGTAATGAAACtctttgtatttaatattttgagCTAATAACAAAAGACTGAATTGGCCACATTAACACTTACATACGGAGAAACAAATGAGGATTAGTAACACACACATGTTACTGTACATCATGCTAAGATCAGGACATGAACGACCTGTTATTGCACGCATTGTTTGACTTCTACCGGTGGTGCCAAACAGGAACACGTCTCGTTATATTTCATGTGCATGCTTACACACAAGcagacataaatatatataaacccATGTGACTTTTTACAGTAATTCTAGCCTGCACTGAGTAATCTTTAGAAGAGTGGAATCAGTCCTGTGGGCTTTTGTAGATAACATCTGGAAATGATCAACTCTCGGGGGTTGGGGTTAAGAAGGAAGAGGGTGAAGCAGAAGAGGTCTAAAGGTTAGGTGAAAAACAGACTCATTGATGATGGACAGTTCTCTATTGATTACAGAGTCAAGTTTCATAACCTTTACATAAGAGATAagaggaatttttttaaaaggttaatcCTTTCACCCATAAAGTACAGTGTTTTGCTTGATAAATGGCTGACCTCATTTTCAGTCCTAATGGCCCTTTAGAACAATACCATTTTCCAAAACCCACAGCTTCACTCTTGCACTGTCTGGGTCAGTTTAAACAATCCCTCTGACCTTGGAAAGCAACACCtcaatgttttttaattgcagGATGCTATTTGCCTTCTTGCTGAGTATTATATTAATAAGATTAATACTGCTCATGTCTGTACGGTGAGCATAAATTTACAGCCAGCAGCCTGTTTTCTCTACATAATTGCTGTCCAAAGATAACAAATCCTCCCACCAGGATTTACATATCTTTTGGTATGTTAAAACCAAAGCACATCCTTTGCATGTTGATCCAGCCAAATATACAAGGCTGACTGTTGTGGAGAAAGCAATGGAGTGGCTGGGAGGTGCTGACTCAGGGTAAACTgactttaaattgttttaatgaaataGACCAAAATATGACAAGgcttaaaatgactaaatgtagtttttgaCTTATACTTTGTGAGCTTGTGTTTCCAATTTACTTTAAAGTAGATGATGGTTCTGGCTTTATTGACTTTATTGCATGGCCATTTCAGTGGCTTCAACTATTTAATCCAAATCATCTAAAACGGGTATCAGCACATTTcccaaaaatgttttcttttcactacgttaatgttaatgttagaaaaaaaaagttttgggaGTCACAATCAtgcaaacatgcacattagtgGATCATCCACAGGAGACGGAGTCTGAATCAGCCCCAGATTGTTTTTATAGGAAGAGTTCTGCTGTTTGAGGTTATGCATGACCAACTGAGAGCAAAAAAGATCAGCCCACCCCcccacaagaaaaaaagaaaagaaaaaaaaaaaaaagataaacataaagTGCTTAGTTAGCATACAAATATGCATTGATTCTACAGTGCGATTAGACATCTGGTGCACAGAGGCAGAGGACAACATGTGTTGAGATGAAAGTATGTCAAGAGGATTACAGTCAAATTCACATTAGATTATAGTGCTTTTAGGTGAGGAGTGGTATTTGTTATATAACCACTCTCCGTGCCTGGGTCAGTTACCCTGATCTCTGTTATATGACTTGACAAACAGCATTATTAGCCATCCTGTCCGTCCAGCTGACTCCTCTGTAACACTGAGAAAAACTGCTCATTTATCTCAGGTTACTTACGGTCGCCTTACTGCAATATTCCCCACAGGCTTGTGCTTAGCTGGCACAAAAGATGCCAGATGAGTGCAGTGTGTGTGAGGTTGGATCAGTTCATGATGCTCTACAACACTGTGTTTCTGTAGCTGCAGATGTAATATTTACTCCAAGTACCAttacaacaattaaaaatatattgccATATTCCAAATACTACTTAAATAAAAGCTCATAAGCACTAAAAATTGCACTTAGGGTTTCATAAAAGTAGTGGTCATTCTGCAGAGTAATGTCAGAAATGCATGTATGTagacatactgtatataagATAATTGGTTATACAGATAGCTGGTGAGCAGATGAAGCTACTTTCTATGATTGGTGCAACCTCAGTTTAGTGGTGACAACtaagaacaaaaaaatccatTCACCCCTGTTAAACAATATAATTAGAGggtgatgaagaaaaaaaagtatgctACTTCTActgtaaattatttcataaacTCCTAACCTGCTGTAAACAAAGTACAGCTAAATACAGaaatcagagaaaaaagaagaacgTTGCCATCTGAAATACAGGAGAGCTGCAGAAAGCGGCACTGCAGCTAAATACTTTAGCATGTAAATTGTACGGACAGTATTTGAGTAAACTTACACTATACTACTATTTTGGAAATAGCATGGCATCCAGCTGACCCCGCTTACACAACACATTACAGTGATGCTGACTAATATCTGTGTTGCCTTGCTTGTGTGCTTCAGAGTCAGAAGCCTGGCATCAACACTCTGCAAGGAGAGGACAGCTGTGGTGTGGCTGAAGACTCGGCCAGCCAGTGCTCGGTTACAGTGGACAGCGAGGAAGAGAGAAACATTGCCTTAGAGAAGAGCTTGTAAGTAATGAGCTCTGCAGTGATAGAATAGTTTAACAGTGATGATGAGACATTTTCTTGTCAAAAGTCATAGAGAAGACTGATGACACTTTCACGTTTGCAGACAGCTTACTTTAAAGAGAACTTAATATATCTTTTTTTGACAAGCAGTGAGACTCAAAATAACCTTGCAGACAAGTAAAATTGCTCAATCTTGTTTTTTGTCTATCAATTGCTGCCAGTTTCACAGCCTCCACAAGAAATAGTAAAGTTACATTTCTGTGAACTTTGTCCACATTTATTGAGCAGAAACTTCGCTAAAAGTTAGCATGTAAAGGTAATGCCAATCTGAGCCAGAGCTGAGAAATGTACTCATTTGACATAGAATGTTATACCTTTTAAACACATTGTACTCCGAAAACTGATCTCACTCAGGCTGCAGTGAGTTAATCTCTTCAGCAAAAGATGCTGCTGCTAAACTGCTTGAAACTGTTTATTTATAGCCCAGACTTATCTTCCTAAGTTGATATGCatagtttttaaaatgcagcatattGACTTAAGGCCCACTTAGCAAAGCATCAGCAGCTGCTTTGCagatcatttttttgttttgaccaATCAGAACATGGCCATTTCAAGAGAAGACTGAAGAAAGAGGAGGTCAAAAAAGCATTTTACTCAAATGGTGACAAAAGCTACAAAAGACGTGTTAAATGCTGCAATGATGGAACATTTCTTTTGAGCGTGAACGTATTGCAGTTATGCCTGTacatataacattttatttaagttcaTTTCTGCTTGGCTGTTGTCACAACTCTTTTTCAGATATGTGCTGACAGAGCTGATAGAAACAGAAAGATTGTATGTTGAAGATCTTGGACTCATAGTTCAGGTATGTCTAATTCCAAACAATTCAAGATGACTTGATGAAAACGGAGTTTTTCTCATCTAAAAACCCCATGAAATGATTactgatgtgtttgtgtttggaaAGGGCTACATGACCATGATGGCCAATCagggagttccagaggacaTGCGAGGGAAGGACAGGATTGTGTTTGGAAACATCCACCAGATCTACGACTGGCATAAGGAGTGAGCCCCAATAGTTCTAAACTTGAACAATCTCTCAGAATTCATGGCGATTTCTTCAGAGCTCTTCATGTTTCATGACAGTTTAGTTTATGTCATGCTATGTTTCCTGCCTGTGAGTGGGTATGAATGGGCCGGCCTGACCTCTGCTTTGTGTCATGCAGCTATTTCCTGGGAGAGCTGGAGAAATGTGTGGGTGATCCAGACAGTCTGGCCCAGCTCTTCATCAAACACGTGAGTGTAAAGATTATCGAAGCGTGGATGAGaagcttctttgttttttcatctcttgGCATGTTTTCCATTTAGATGAAAGTTCAGTCATCTCATCCCTTCACTGGTGTAAAGTTTTGGCCTGCTGCCAtgcatgtgttttctttttgtagatCTGTTTTCTGCAGGTGCCGCTGCAGAGTCAGAAGGTCTCGTAATAACTGATTTGACAAAACAGCCTTAAAGCCAGTAAAGTTAAAGATGGTCCACAGAGACCAGGGGTGTTTTATTCTGAACTTGGAAAATTGGTTTGACATTGAACATTAAATGCAAAAGTATCTGATGATTTGTAAAACTTTAACTGAGACACTGATTTATTATTGTGATGCATTAAAACGGGATGTCAGACTCATTTTTGTTCAGGGGCCCCATTCAGCCTAATCTGATCTCCAGTGGGtcggaccagtaaaataacagtaaaataacataataacctataaataatgaaaatccCACAGTTTTTCCTTTCGTTTTAGTGTAAAGACACACAAGCACtttatcaagatgtttacatttattgaACTATCCTCATAGAAAACATTATGAACAACCTGGaatttctggaaaaaaataagtgaaattctaatattttaaatgggatcatttctttatttatacagttatttttgtttataaaattgtatacatttttaaacttcaaatattaaaaaatattaacacatttaTACATGCATTACAACTTCACAACAAATCAAAACGTAGGtgtaaaatcacaaaacatttaataaatccATTATTCCACATGATGATCCGAGTACATTTCCCAGGtctagaatttattttaaacgtGCATACGTGTACATCTCCACATTTGTGTAGTAAttctgaccacctgaactgactcacctcacaATACAAACTGAAGTAGGGCCAGGGTTAGTAGAAgtagaaaaacaagttaaataaacTAGCAGAGTTTTGATATGTCACAATTCATCAAGCTCATCTTATTTATCCCACTTTTGTAAGCATCTACTGTTTGGCTCGTAGAGCCACAGCCCATAAAACTATTATTTTCCTGTCACTTGAACTGGAGCCCATTTCCTCTTGTGTGGagaagaaacacaacaaaactgaGGAAACTAATATTAAGGTGGTTCAGAAATTTTACTCCTTCATTTGTCCATTTCCTTTTACACTAGTACAAACATTCTGTGCACATGTACAAACACAACCCAGACAGATTATTTGaaaagggttttaaaataaCTGTGAAACTTGCAGGAACGACGTCTCCACATGTACGTGGTTTACTGCCAGAACAAGCCCAAGTCAGAGCACATTGTCTCCGAGTACATTGAGACATATTTTGAGGTGAGAACTAAACCTCATCCCTTCTTTATTGCTGGAGCTCAAGTTGTTAAACTAACACAATCAggttttttctgtctcttcacAGGATCTCAGGCAGCAGATGGGTCACAGGCTGCAGCTCAATGATCTCCTGATCAAACCTGTTCAGAGGATCATGAAGTATCAGCTGCTGTTAAAGGTTTGCTTTTTAAGAATTGTGCATGTAGTGTACATTTGTCATTGTTATGAATGCTTCTACCATTTGTATACCTTTCCTTTTGgttgcatttatttactttcttgtgGGTATCTTTGCATTAGTTTTAAGTAGTTCTTATTCCTATGTTTTATATTAAGATTGCATATGTAAcaataatagataaaaatttaagaagctttatatatatatacccagGACTTCTTGAAATACTATAACAAAGCTGGGAGGGATGTCGAAGAGCTACAGGTATGAACTCACTATGCAAAacaaattctttttaaatacttttcacattttatttgtgcatCAAAATTCTGTTTTGACTTGAATTGATCTTAATCCATCAGAGGGCGGTGGAAGTGATGTGTTTCGTGCCAAAACGCTGTAATGATATGATGAATGTGGGAAGGCTCCAAGGTTTTGAGGTACTGAATGTCTCGAAATAagtttttgttggttttcacAAATAAGATGCAATGACTTAACAATGCCTGTGGCTTCTTTTGTACTGTTTCAGGGGAAAATCACAGCTCAGGGGAAGCTGCTTCAGCAGGATACTTTCTCTGTCAGCGAGCAGGAAGGTGGCCTCCTGTCCAGAGCAAGGGAGAGGCGTGTCTTCCTGTTTGAGCAGCTGGTCATCTTTAGTGAGCCAATTGATAAGAAAAAAGGGTTCTTATTGCCTGGGTACACCTTTAAAAATAGCATTAAGGTCAGAGTAAAACTATATTGTAATACATCTTTCATATAGATATTTTCTTTTGAATGTTCAATATAAGCTCTTTGTTCTAAATAGGTCAGCTGCTTGGGTGTGGAGGAACCCTCTGAGGAGGATCCATGCTGTCTAGTGCTGACCTCCCGGGGGACTGACAGCAGCATAACACGCTTCATCATGCATGCATCATCTCCTGAAATACAGCAAGCTTGGTTCGATGATGTGGTCCAGATCTTAGAGACTCAGAGGAACTTCCTAAATGGTGCCAGTATTcaacttgtctttaataaatacACAGATTCAGTAGTTCGATGTGTCTGACTGATGTGACATAAATTTCTATCCACTGCAGCCCTTCAGTCCCCAATAGAGTACCAGCGCAGGGAAAGCACATCAAACAGCCTGGGAAGGAGCACAAAGTCTCCAGTTGTGTCACCATCTGGATTGTGGCCCCACTCCTCAGCATCCATGGAAAGACGCCACCAACCCTGCCAACTGTCTTACAACAACTCCCTGCCCTCTCTGCACTCACCCCGCCTCAACCCGGCCTCAAAGGTGATGTCTTTAGCCATGCCTGCATCAGATTTATATAGGCATCTCCGATTCCtatctttatttgatttttttttttgttttaaggtgTCTAATCAATCTGCTGTGACACTTCAAGCTACTCATCCTCCATTTTCCTCACACCAGCAGCTCAGTTTGTGCTCAGACGTGCAACATGACTGTAGCGCATCAAACGGCCTGTCACCCTGTAGCCATCACCACCAGAAGGTAGATACTTGTTAAATTCTCTGAAAAGTTGCTTAGCTTTTGGTGTTTTCAACAAAGGAAATTAGCAGTTTTTCCACTCTTCTTATCTGAATGATGCAAAGCTACAGTCAAAATACAAACACTGTggtttttaaaaaggtaaaatcaGACAGCTGGAGCTACAATTTGTTGCCATAATCACTGATTAAAGAGAGGAAATTACACTTTGGCAACCTTTGTCAAATATCctgttgttgtttctgtgcTTATTTACAAACCTATTCATACTAAAATCATGGAAAACCCTCTGACCCGCTGTTTTATCTTATGCACTCAGACTTCCACCTGTTTTTATTAGGCGTGCTGATCTGGCCCCAATCCATAAAGTTGTTCTCATCTTCTTGGTTCCTGCTTTGTGTTTTGGATCAGCATTTTTCATTGTGCTTTAGGTACACAATTGTACAGACAGATTTCCCATATAGCTAGTATAATCTCCACCAACAAAAGCATAAATGTCTAAATCTGGTGTAAATAATAACTAAATTCATATTATAACAACAGTAATAACAAGCAAGTTCCAGTCTGGCTAAAGTGAAAttatagttttaaataaatgacatctCAGTGTGTTATTGGAActgcacaaaaaacacattcttGTGCAGATCTTTTTTCATATTGATAAGTTAACAATTAATTAAAGAACTCATTACATGTGTAACTTGTAAACTGCTTTTTGCTCTGTCCTGTGTAATCAAAGCAGACAGATTAGGATTTTCCCCAACAGTGTGTTTAAAGTTTatcttccagatttataaaTTGGCTCCATTTTTGATGGAGAGCTAGTGGTTCCATTTCCAGGTTTCCCAGATCACATATTAAAATCAAGAATTTTCCTTGAGGCACTCATCAGTATCAGTGACCTTGAAAGTGTCTGTCAAATGAGTGAGAGTGCATGTTTCCATCCTTCCAGGGGTCCTCCGTAGTTCTTAGTGACAGATGTGGAGTCCAGTCAGGCATTAAACTTATTGTAGAGGACGTTGGCACCTTGAGGCTCACATTGACCTGTCTGGGCATCATGTGAgctggagggatggagggggtAAAATGTCCGAGGAAGTGAGATGTTGTAGACCATCATCTGTTAGGCTATTTTAACTCCTATTAAACCATCTGTTGGTTTTAGGTCAGAATAAGTGCACGTTGAACTCCTGAGTCTTAACAAGAGCTTGATCACTCATCCTGTGCTGTTTGGGAAGAACTTGTTGCCTTCGTTTAACACGTTGACcattgttatattgtgagtggAAAGAACACAGACACAGTCAGTGGTTGAACCAGCCACTTGTGTCAGTCCGTAGAATACGTCATGTCTCACTCTTCCTCTGTTGTTAGATCCACCTGTTCAGTC
Protein-coding sequences here:
- the arhgef25b gene encoding rho guanine nucleotide exchange factor 25 isoform X1, whose product is MRGGHQRGCGCQHLFRKLLRKCDCCFVRGRAESYSVAGSEGSIAPSMGSVPHQASGSTSPCSQSSSGGSRHPVSALKKWLTNPVRKLNSDARGGAGKAEKQMFRSDGSQPTLLLSHSEAQQSSLEMSENYTILSSGNMDRKDGHLSPTALSPTLSSHQSYLCDQLHSRVPSSPSQKPGINTLQGEDSCGVAEDSASQCSVTVDSEEERNIALEKSLYVLTELIETERLYVEDLGLIVQGYMTMMANQGVPEDMRGKDRIVFGNIHQIYDWHKDYFLGELEKCVGDPDSLAQLFIKHERRLHMYVVYCQNKPKSEHIVSEYIETYFEDLRQQMGHRLQLNDLLIKPVQRIMKYQLLLKDFLKYYNKAGRDVEELQRAVEVMCFVPKRCNDMMNVGRLQGFEGKITAQGKLLQQDTFSVSEQEGGLLSRARERRVFLFEQLVIFSEPIDKKKGFLLPGYTFKNSIKVSCLGVEEPSEEDPCCLVLTSRGTDSSITRFIMHASSPEIQQAWFDDVVQILETQRNFLNALQSPIEYQRRESTSNSLGRSTKSPVVSPSGLWPHSSASMERRHQPCQLSYNNSLPSLHSPRLNPASKVSNQSAVTLQATHPPFSSHQQLSLCSDVQHDCSASNGLSPCSHHHQKDVPASFQAITFCDNATYSAHRPSSLDQLKEQQ
- the arhgef25b gene encoding rho guanine nucleotide exchange factor 25 isoform X3, translating into MRGGHQRGCGCQHLFRKLLRKCDCCFVRGRAESYSVAGSEGSIAPSMGSVPHQASGSTSPCSQSSSGGSRHPVSALKKWLTNPVRKLNSDARGGAGKAEKQMFRSDGSQPTLLLSHSEAQQSSLEMSENYTILSSGNMDRKDGHLSPTALSPTLSSHQSYLCDQLHSRVPSSPSQKPGINTLQGEDSCGVAEDSASQCSVTVDSEEERNIALEKSLYVLTELIETERLYVEDLGLIVQGYMTMMANQGVPEDMRGKDRIVFGNIHQIYDWHKDYFLGELEKCVGDPDSLAQLFIKHERRLHMYVVYCQNKPKSEHIVSEYIETYFEDLRQQMGHRLQLNDLLIKPVQRIMKYQLLLKDFLKYYNKAGRDVEELQRAVEVMCFVPKRCNDMMNVGRLQGFEGKITAQGKLLQQDTFSVSEQEGGLLSRARERRVFLFEQLVIFSEPIDKKKGFLLPGYTFKNSIKVSCLGVEEPSEEDPCCLVLTSRGTDSSITRFIMHASSPEIQQAWFDDVVQILETQRNFLNALQSPIEYQRRESTSNSLGRSTKSPVVSPSGLWPHSSASMERRHQPCQLSYNNSLPSLHSPRLNPASKQLSLCSDVQHDCSASNGLSPCSHHHQKDVPASFQAITFCDNATYSAHRPSSLDQLKEQQ
- the arhgef25b gene encoding rho guanine nucleotide exchange factor 25 isoform X4, whose product is MRGGHQRGCGCQHLFRKLLRKCDCCFVRGRAESYSVAGSEGSIAPSMGSVPHQASGSTSPCSQSSSGGSRHPVSALKKWLTNPVRKLNSDARGGAGKAEKQMFRSDGSQPTLLLSHSEAQQSSLEMSENYTILSSGNMDRKDGHLSPTALSPTLSSHQSYLCDQLHSRVPSSPSQKPGINTLQGEDSCGVAEDSASQCSVTVDSEEERNIALEKSLYVLTELIETERLYVEDLGLIVQGYMTMMANQGVPEDMRGKDRIVFGNIHQIYDWHKDYFLGELEKCVGDPDSLAQLFIKHERRLHMYVVYCQNKPKSEHIVSEYIETYFEDLRQQMGHRLQLNDLLIKPVQRIMKYQLLLKDFLKYYNKAGRDVEELQRAVEVMCFVPKRCNDMMNVGRLQGFEGKITAQGKLLQQDTFSVSEQEGGLLSRARERRVFLFEQLVIFSEPIDKKKGFLLPGYTFKNSIKVSCLGVEEPSEEDPCCLVLTSRGTDSSITRFIMHASSPEIQQAWFDDVVQILETQRNFLNALQSPIEYQRRESTSNSLGRSTKSPVVSPSGLWPHSSASMERRHQPCQLSYNNSLPSLHSPRLNPASKLSLCSDVQHDCSASNGLSPCSHHHQKDVPASFQAITFCDNATYSAHRPSSLDQLKEQQ
- the arhgef25b gene encoding rho guanine nucleotide exchange factor 25 isoform X2, which gives rise to MRGGHQRGCGCQHLFRKLLRKCDCCFVRGRESYSVAGSEGSIAPSMGSVPHQASGSTSPCSQSSSGGSRHPVSALKKWLTNPVRKLNSDARGGAGKAEKQMFRSDGSQPTLLLSHSEAQQSSLEMSENYTILSSGNMDRKDGHLSPTALSPTLSSHQSYLCDQLHSRVPSSPSQKPGINTLQGEDSCGVAEDSASQCSVTVDSEEERNIALEKSLYVLTELIETERLYVEDLGLIVQGYMTMMANQGVPEDMRGKDRIVFGNIHQIYDWHKDYFLGELEKCVGDPDSLAQLFIKHERRLHMYVVYCQNKPKSEHIVSEYIETYFEDLRQQMGHRLQLNDLLIKPVQRIMKYQLLLKDFLKYYNKAGRDVEELQRAVEVMCFVPKRCNDMMNVGRLQGFEGKITAQGKLLQQDTFSVSEQEGGLLSRARERRVFLFEQLVIFSEPIDKKKGFLLPGYTFKNSIKVSCLGVEEPSEEDPCCLVLTSRGTDSSITRFIMHASSPEIQQAWFDDVVQILETQRNFLNALQSPIEYQRRESTSNSLGRSTKSPVVSPSGLWPHSSASMERRHQPCQLSYNNSLPSLHSPRLNPASKVSNQSAVTLQATHPPFSSHQQLSLCSDVQHDCSASNGLSPCSHHHQKDVPASFQAITFCDNATYSAHRPSSLDQLKEQQ